The genomic window TTGCTGCTTCTTCACCAGGTCGAAAAGATTCTTTTGCTAGTTTAGTTTCAATTTGTAAATCATCCGCAGGGTCAACAAAAATCAATCGTCTATCGCTAACTGGGTCTGCATTGTTACCAAAAATATAAGCTCTTACTTCTAAAGTACCAAAAAGGTCTGCGCTTAAATCAAAACTAGTTGTAGCTTGATTGTTCTCAAGCTCTAAAGCACGAGTGGAAACAGTTTGACGATCTTTGATTATATCTAAATAAACTGATCCTTTAGGACGAGTAGAAATAATTGTAACATCTACCTTTTCACCTACTTTGTAGAGGGCTTGAGGTGTGCGAAGCATAATGCTATCGCCTAAAACTTGACGACTCTTTAGAGCAATATTAGCTGTTCCAACCTTGCCATTTGCATCTTTAGCTGTAAGGTTTAAGTAGCTTGTTTGTCCATCAAGTTCTACAGTTGCAACGCCGTCTTTACCTGTAACTAAACTTGCAGGTTTGATATTACCAGAAATAGTTGTAGCGGCTGGACTGCCATCAGGATAAGCAGTTAACAAATAAACTCGGTTTGTAAGACGAGGAGCCCATTTCCCCGCTTTCAGGTACAGCAGTAATTAAAATAGGATTGTTTGAAACTAATAAACTTTCTGCCTTTTCTTCTGTATGATTTGCGCCATCCGTTACAGAAACTTGAAAAGCAACCGGAGCCGCACCTTGTTCAAAGCTACGACCAGCAAAGGATTCAGGAAGTTTCATTGAAAATTGATATTCACCTGTTTGATCTAAAAAAGCTTCTTGTTTACCAATTTCTACCGTCTCAACATCAAAGTAGACATATTAATTTTTACTTGTCCGCGTGAAATTGGCTTACCAAAAATATATTTAGCAATAATTTTTCCTGTTACAACTTCGCCAGGTGCATAATATTTCTTTTGCTCACGTTCGTTTGCATTGCCCTGCATTTTAATTTCAATCTTAAATTTAGGTAACACATAACGATCTACAACAAAAGATTTTTCCTGTATGGTAGTTGGTCGTTTTTCAGAATCACCTAAAATTGCACGTAGCTTAAACGTCCCCATATTAACTTCTTCAGCCAGTTGAAACTCGCTGGATGCAACGCCAAATTCATCAGTCATTGAGCGTTTTTTGAAAACTTTATTTCCTTTAGCATCTTCAATTTCAAAAATTATTGGAGTGCTACTAACAGCATTACGAGAAAAACGGTCTAAAGCTAAAGTACGGATATGGATTAAATGACCTGGCTGATAAATTGGTTTATCTGTTGTAACTAAAATATTTTCCTTTTGTACAACTTGAACTTTTTCAACTAATTCTTGTGTGCCTAAAGAGGTTTTTACTGTGATTTTTAAGTTTGCTTCTCCAACTAATTCCATAGGAGCATTTATTGTTGGTGAGGCTGTGCCATGAGTATCTAAATTAGCACTAGTTTCTACTTCTAAAGATTGAGCCTCTGATTTATTAAGCTCAAGTTCCATTGAGCCTTTTAATGGTTGGCCGCTTTGCCCATCAACAACCACCAGGCGCAAAGAGTTATTAGCACCTGCAATAAGCTCTTTTTGTCCTAATAATCTAACTGTTGGATAATGAAAAATTTTGCTGATTGGATAAATCTTGGCATTATCCGACGTGGTTTTTCCATGTTCAATAAAGCCAAATTTTAAGCGATACCAAAACAGATCTTCTTGTTTTAGGTTAGCAGGTAAGGAAAGTTTTACTTTTTTAGTATTTTCTACTTTTGTATCAGTCAATTGACGAGCAACTACTTTATTATCTGGGTCAAGTATTTCTACAAGCAACGTGCTTGCTTGAGGTGAAGAAATTTCGCTGGCAGGAATGGTTAATTCAAGTTGATTTCCTACTTTGATTGCTGCTAACTCATTAAAAATAGCTGCATCAACGGTATTTTTAGGAAAAGAAAGATAGTAAATAGATGATAAGATTACAGTTAATAGAATGGCGAATGACATAACTTGGGCAAATTTATTTTTTAGTTTCATTTCTTTCTGAAAGCATTACAAAGAAAAATATGCAATGCTAGCCTCCTTTTGGAAGTAGTTACTCTATTAAACAACAATTTTTCTACGTTCGGCTTTGCTGTAGATTTAGCTTTTGCTCTAGTGACGGGTTAAATGCTAACTGGTTCCCCAAAATTTGCAGGTAGTAAAAATGCGGGTAAGATCCCCGCATTTACAATTATAAAACACTCTCTTTTTCAGCAATTTTACTTACAATAAAATTTTCACTTGTTTGAAGTTGCTCAAAGCCTCGTCGCTCTAGTTTGTCCCAGCGTTTTATGCCTCTAATTAAGCGGTAATAAGCACCTATGCTATAGACATACCAAAGAAATTGATTAGTTAATAAATAAATAGGTGACAGTAGCCAAATATATAGCCGTTCTTTTTTTGTTAGAGGCGCAATCACAAATCTATAATGTAGGGCAAGCAGTACCCATAACATTACAATATCAATTGACCATCTAATGGCTACTAGCTCTATTAATAGGGTAGTTGAAATAGGGAAGGTTTGATAAGTTAATTGATAGGCTAAAAATAAATAAACAGAAATTGACCAAAGCGGGCTAATGGCATCAATACATTTAATAGGCAACATAAAAATGCCTAACACCCCGTAGCTTTGTCTTAAAACTAGTTGACGATAATTTAATAAAGTTTGTAAAAAGCCTTGGAACCAGCGGATTCTTTGTTTAATTAACCCAAATAAAGTTTCTGGAACCAATGTATAAGATAAAGCATCAGGAACCGTAACCATTTTATAAGGAATTTTATTTGCTAAATGGTAGGCGTGCAGACGATAAACCATTTCATAATCTTCTGTAATGGATTTAGTATCAAATCCTTGGCACTTTCTTAAAACTTCTGTACGAAAAGCCCCAAAGCTACCCGAAATTAAAAGTAAAGTGTTGATAAAACTCCAACCAAACCGCCAAACAAACCCAGCAGAATATTCTATCCATTGGATTTTAGGTAAAAGTTTAGAAGGTAAATGACCTTCTTCAGTAGCTAAGATTTTTGCGGGTATTCCATTAGCAGCTTTTACTATTCCACCAGCAGCAATAACAAGCTTGTCATTAACAATTGCTTGAACCAGCTTTTCTATAGCTTTGTGATGTAAAACTGAATCTGCGTCTATGGTTAAAAATATTTCTCCTCGGCTAATGTTTAATGCTGCATTAAGCGCGTCAGCTTTGCCTTGATGCTGTTTATCAATAACAAATAAATTTTTAATTTTATTGCTTTGGTAAATGTTAAAAATAGAAGTAGTTTTTATATTACTGATAGAATCTAAGGTAATTGCTTTTAATTGATAAACATTTATTAATTTTTGTAGCGTGTCATCTGTAGAACCATCATTAATAATAATTATTTCAAAAGGTTTTAAAGACTGTTTAAGGATTGAATCAACGCTAGCAATTATAACTTCTGCCTCATTAAATACTGGAATTGCTACGCTTACAGTATTTTTCTTTTTATTAATAGGTGTTTTTTTACTTCTTTGTTTAAGTCCTAAGTATGAAAGGATTAACATTAATATAGAAAATGTTAGTCCATGAAAAAGATAACCTAAAAAAAGAGAGAGAAAAATAACAATAGAGCTATGATAAAAATAAAGGCTAAGTCCAGTTAAAAGAGCAGCACCACCTAAAAATATAGCTAACATCAGCCAAGCAACAGGCCGAGAAATTTGTTTTTTCATGAAAAACCCTTTTATATTTTGGCTAGAAAATCAATTTTAACATTTTGGTTAAGCAGCAATAAGCAAACGTATCTGCTAACCAAAATGTTAAATAAAAGTTTTCTATTCTGAAACTTCACTCATTTCAATACCAAGTGATTTAGCAAGACCTTCTCCATAAGCTGGGTCTGCTTTACTACAATTTTTTATATGGCGGATCTTTATTTCTTTGGGTGCGTCTCCCATTGCTCTAGCTGTATTTTCAAAAAGCACTTGTTTTTGCTCAGAACTCATCATTCTAAATAAATCTCCAGCTTGAGAATAATAGTCACTGTCATCATCTCGATGATTCCAATGGTCGGCGGCTCCCTCAAGGCTAAGTGCTGGCTCACGAAAAGCCGATTGTTCTTGCCATTGACCATAGCTATTAGGTTCATAACCTAGTGTCCCGCCATGATTACCATCTACACGCATTGCGCCATCACGATGATAGCTATGAACAGGGCAACGCGGACTATTTACAGGAATTGAATTATGATTAACACCTAAACGATAACGTTGCGCGTCACCATAAGAAAAAAGTCTGCCTTGTAGCATCTTGTCAGGAGAAAACCCAATGCCAGGAACAATATTAGCTGGATTAAACGCTGCTTGTTCAACTTCAGCAAAATAATTTTCAGGATTTCTATTTAGCTCAAGTACCCCTACATCAATAAGCGGGTAGTCTTTATGCGACCATACTTTTGTTAAATCAAAAGGATTAAAAGGAAACTTTGCTGTGTCTTTTTCTGATACAACTTGGATTTTCATATTCCATTTTGGAAAGCTTCCTTGTTCTATACTCTCAAACAAATCTTTTTGATGGCTTTCTCGGTCTTTACCAATCAGGGTTTCCGCCTCTTGATCAGTTAAATTTTTAATTCCTTGTTGGGTTTTTAAGTGAAATTTAACCCAAAATTTTTCACCTTCAGAATTTATTAAACTAAACGTATGACTACCATAACCATTCATATGACGGTAAGAAGCTGGAATACCTCTATCACTCATTGTAATAGTGATTTGGTGAAGTGCTTCTGGCAGCAATGTCCAAAAATCCCAGTTATTTTTAGCACTTCTCATATTAGTTTTAGGGTCACGTTTTACAGCATGGTTAAGATCAGGGAATTTAAGAGGATCTTTAAGGAAAAAAACAGGTGTATTATTGCCAACTAAGTCCCAATTTCCCTCTTCAGTATAAAATTTGACTGCAAAGCCTCGAATATCCCGTTCAGCATCAGCCGCGCCACGTTCGCCAGCTACGGTTGAAAAGCGGGCAAAAACTTCTGTTTTCTTGCCAACTTCAGAAAAAAGTTTTGCCCTAGTATATTTTGTAATATCGTGTGTCACCGTAAATGTACCATAAGCAGCCGATCCTTTAGCGTGCATCCGACGTTCTGGAATTACTTCTCTATCAAAATGAGCTAATTTTTCCAAAAACCATACATCTTGTAGTAGCATCGGCCCACGTGGGCCAGCAGTTAATACATTTTGGTTATCGGCAACAGGTGTTCCAGTAGCAGTAGTCAAATTTTTCTTTTTATCTTCCATTAATTTTACTCCTTTTGGGATCGTACTATGTTTTTAGGAAACTTTCTCTTACTAAATAAAACTTTTTGGTGAACTTGCATTTTAATAAATCTTAACTAAGAGTTATAGTTATCAATTGTTAAACTAGTCAAGATAGCCAAGCTTATATTTGCCTAAATTAAGCAAAATTACAGGGTTAAAAAATGAAGCATTCTACTACTATTTTAATAGTTGATGATGAGCTTTTCGGTAGAAAAGCCTTAGGAGGATTGCTAGCTGGGCAGGATTATCAAATAATCTATGCAACTAGTGGTTTAGAAGCCTTAGAAACAGCAAAGCAAACCATTCCCGACCTAATTTTGCTAGATGTGATGATGCCTGATATAGATGGCTTTGAAGTTTGTCAACGATTGCGCTCTGATAATTTGCTAGCAGATATACCTATTTTAATGATAACAGGTCTTGATGACCCTCAGTCACGACTTCAAGGACTAGAAGCAGGTGCAGATGATTTTATTACTAAGCCGTTTAATGCTATAGAGTTACGTGCTAGAATACGTACAATTGCTAGATTAAATCGTTATAGACGTGTGCTACTAGAACGAGCTAAATTTGAACAAACTGTAGAGTTTTCACCTAATGGTATTATCATAATTGATTTAGCAGGGACTATTAGCTTAATTAATCCTGCAATGTTACGAATGTTGATATTAGAAAGTACTACTCCTGTGGTAGGTCAATCTATTTTTCAATTTGTATCAAAAAGCTTTCAAGAAAATTTTTCTAAACTCTTAGAACAAGGTCAACAACAAGCTGTACTTAACCAAGAAATAGAGTTTTTAGCTAGCAATAATACGACTTTTCCAGCAGAAGTAGATATTGGTGGATTCTTGCTTGAAGACAAAGGAATGTTACAAGTAATTGTTCGTGATTTAACAGAAAAGAAAAAATTACAAGCAATGCTTCTACGTAATCAAAGACAAGAAATACTAGGAACAATTTCTGGTAGCATTGCTCATGACTTAAAAAATGTTCTTACTCCAATAATGATTGCTACAGAAATGCTAGAAAACCACGTAGATGAACGCGGGCAACGCTTTATTAATATGATCAAGCGTGGATGTAATCATGGGGTGTCATTAATCCAGCAAATTCTTAAGTTTAGCAAAGGTGGCAAAGCCCAAACAAACACCATTGAAATTACTAATCTAATTTCAGAAATTCATGAAATGATTAGTTTAACTATGTCTAAAGTAGTAAAAGTTACTACTAAAGTTCCAGAAGATCTTTGGCTAGCTATTGGCGATGCAACACAACTTCATCAAGTAATACTAAATCTATGTGTAAACGCTCGTGATGCTATGCCTGATGGCGGAGAGTTATCTTTAAGAGCCGAAAATATTTTTTGGACAGGTAATAAAAATCATCCAACGTCAGGTTATTATGTTGCTATCCATATTTCTGATACTGGTATGGGCATGTCAAAAGAAACTTTAGCCCAAATTTTTGAGCCATTCTTTACAACAAAAGGCGAAGAAAAAGGAACCGGCTTAGGTCTGTTTACTGTACAAACAATTATAAGAAATCATAGTGGCTTTATTGAAGTACATAGTGAGCTTAACAGGGGAACAACTTTTACTATTTATATTCCAGCACTTAAGGTTGTTGAAGAAGAAACACTAGAGCTACCTTTTGGACAAGGGGAACATATTTTAGTAGTTAATAATGAAGTATCTTTGGGAAAAATAATTGGATAGTCTTTAGAAAGTCATGGCTACAATGTCTTTCTAGCTAATAATTTAATAGACATAATAATTTCCTATAATAAAGCTAAAGAACAACAAATAAACATAAGCACAGTTTTACTAGACATTACCAATAGTGCTAGTAATGCTCAAGAAATCCTGGACGAAATAAAAAATATAGATAGAGAAGTTAAAATAATTTCTGTTGGAAATGAAAATCTTGTAGGAGCGGATCAATACCTAGCTAAATCACATAGCGTTTTTGAACTACTATCAACATTAAAAAAAGTAAATAGTAATAAAATTTAACTTTCTAACTCTATGAAAACAAATCTTTTAGATTCAAATAATATTTTAGCTAATCAATCTGAAGAAAAAGTCTTACGTGCAATTCTTGAAGGTACAGCAACAGCTATTGGAACAGAATTTTTTCGAGCTTTAGTTAAATATTTGGCTTTAGCTTTGGGTGTAAATTTTGCGTTTGTTGCTGAATTTGCTGAAGTTAATACTAGAGTTAAAACTATTGCTTATTGGGGGCCATCAGATTTTCGCAATAATGTGGAATTTTCCTTAGATGGAACACCTTGTAAAGATGTATTGCAAGGCAAACTTTGTCATTATCCTGCACATGTAAAAGATTTATTTCCTCAAGATGTTGGACTAGTAAAACTAGAGGCAGAAGGTTATTTAGGAGTCCCTTTAGTTAATGCTAATAATCAGATTTTAGGGCATTTAGTGGTTTTTGACACTAAACCAATGCCAGAAGAGCCAAAATTTCTTTCTATTTTCCATATTTTTGCGTCTCGTGCAGCAGCAGAACTTGAGCGCAAACGCATTGAACAAGCCTTGCAGGAAAGTGAGCAACGCTTAACAAACATTTTAGCCTCAGCAATGGACGCAATCATTGCGCTAGATGATAACTTCTCTATTACTTTATTTAATAAAGCAGCAGAAAAAACTTTTTGTGTATCAGCAAAAGATATTATAGGCCAATCTTTTCAACAATTTCTTACTCCTAAACTAACAACTGTACTTAATGAATATATTAGCAATATTTCGGCTAACCATAATAAAACTTTAAGTTTATGGTTGCCAGAAAATTTGCTAGCTCGCCGTGAAAGTGGTGAAGAATTTCCAATTGAAGCAACTATATCTCAAGCTACTGTATTAGGTAAAATTTTATATACGATAATCTTACGTGATATTAACGAGCGTAAGTTAGTGGAAGATAGGCTACAAGCACTTGAATTAGATAATTTCTATATGAAAGAAGAAATCAAAAATAGCTATAATTTTGAAGAAATTATTGGCTCATCTCCTCTAATGAAAGCTGTTTTTCAAAAAGTAAAACAAGTAGCTAGCACAGATTCAACCGTGCTAATTATTGGTGAAACAGGAACAGGAAAAGAGCTAATCGCACACGCAATCCACAATCATAGCAAGCGTAAAAACCGCCCATTAATTAAAGTAAATTGTGCGGCACTATCGGCTAGCCTTATAGAAAGTGAATTTTTTGGACATGAAAAAGGTGCTTTTACTGGTGCTATTTCTCAAAAAATAGTACGTTTTGAGCTTGCTAATGGTGGAACTATTTTTTTAGATGAAATTGGTGAAATTTCTTTAGAAATACAAGCTAAACTTTTAAGAGTTCTACAAGAACAAGAGTTTGAGCGCGTTGGAGGTGTTAAGACATTAAAAGTTGATGTCCGAGTAATTGCAGCAACAAACCGCAATCTAAAACAAATGGTGTTAGAAAATAGTTTTCGCGCTGACCTTTATTATCGACTTAATGTTTTTCCTATTAATTTACCTTCGCTAAGGGAAAGATCTGCCGACATTCCCTTACTAGTTAGCTATTTTGTTAATAAGCATATGTCATCAGTAGGAAAAAAAATTACTTCCATTAGCCAAAAAACTATGCAAAAACTAGTAGATTACACTTGGCCAGGAAATATTCGAGAGCTAGAAAATATTGTTGAACGAGCCTTAATTTTAAG from Blastocatellia bacterium includes these protein-coding regions:
- a CDS encoding glycosyltransferase family 2 protein produces the protein MKKQISRPVAWLMLAIFLGGAALLTGLSLYFYHSSIVIFLSLFLGYLFHGLTFSILMLILSYLGLKQRSKKTPINKKKNTVSVAIPVFNEAEVIIASVDSILKQSLKPFEIIIINDGSTDDTLQKLINVYQLKAITLDSISNIKTTSIFNIYQSNKIKNLFVIDKQHQGKADALNAALNISRGEIFLTIDADSVLHHKAIEKLVQAIVNDKLVIAAGGIVKAANGIPAKILATEEGHLPSKLLPKIQWIEYSAGFVWRFGWSFINTLLLISGSFGAFRTEVLRKCQGFDTKSITEDYEMVYRLHAYHLANKIPYKMVTVPDALSYTLVPETLFGLIKQRIRWFQGFLQTLLNYRQLVLRQSYGVLGIFMLPIKCIDAISPLWSISVYLFLAYQLTYQTFPISTTLLIELVAIRWSIDIVMLWVLLALHYRFVIAPLTKKERLYIWLLSPIYLLTNQFLWYVYSIGAYYRLIRGIKRWDKLERRGFEQLQTSENFIVSKIAEKESVL
- a CDS encoding catalase; amino-acid sequence: MEDKKKNLTTATGTPVADNQNVLTAGPRGPMLLQDVWFLEKLAHFDREVIPERRMHAKGSAAYGTFTVTHDITKYTRAKLFSEVGKKTEVFARFSTVAGERGAADAERDIRGFAVKFYTEEGNWDLVGNNTPVFFLKDPLKFPDLNHAVKRDPKTNMRSAKNNWDFWTLLPEALHQITITMSDRGIPASYRHMNGYGSHTFSLINSEGEKFWVKFHLKTQQGIKNLTDQEAETLIGKDRESHQKDLFESIEQGSFPKWNMKIQVVSEKDTAKFPFNPFDLTKVWSHKDYPLIDVGVLELNRNPENYFAEVEQAAFNPANIVPGIGFSPDKMLQGRLFSYGDAQRYRLGVNHNSIPVNSPRCPVHSYHRDGAMRVDGNHGGTLGYEPNSYGQWQEQSAFREPALSLEGAADHWNHRDDDSDYYSQAGDLFRMMSSEQKQVLFENTARAMGDAPKEIKIRHIKNCSKADPAYGEGLAKSLGIEMSEVSE
- a CDS encoding response regulator; this encodes MKHSTTILIVDDELFGRKALGGLLAGQDYQIIYATSGLEALETAKQTIPDLILLDVMMPDIDGFEVCQRLRSDNLLADIPILMITGLDDPQSRLQGLEAGADDFITKPFNAIELRARIRTIARLNRYRRVLLERAKFEQTVEFSPNGIIIIDLAGTISLINPAMLRMLILESTTPVVGQSIFQFVSKSFQENFSKLLEQGQQQAVLNQEIEFLASNNTTFPAEVDIGGFLLEDKGMLQVIVRDLTEKKKLQAMLLRNQRQEILGTISGSIAHDLKNVLTPIMIATEMLENHVDERGQRFINMIKRGCNHGVSLIQQILKFSKGGKAQTNTIEITNLISEIHEMISLTMSKVVKVTTKVPEDLWLAIGDATQLHQVILNLCVNARDAMPDGGELSLRAENIFWTGNKNHPTSGYYVAIHISDTGMGMSKETLAQIFEPFFTTKGEEKGTGLGLFTVQTIIRNHSGFIEVHSELNRGTTFTIYIPALKVVEEETLELPFGQGEHILVVNNEVSLGKIIG
- a CDS encoding sigma 54-interacting transcriptional regulator, with product MKTNLLDSNNILANQSEEKVLRAILEGTATAIGTEFFRALVKYLALALGVNFAFVAEFAEVNTRVKTIAYWGPSDFRNNVEFSLDGTPCKDVLQGKLCHYPAHVKDLFPQDVGLVKLEAEGYLGVPLVNANNQILGHLVVFDTKPMPEEPKFLSIFHIFASRAAAELERKRIEQALQESEQRLTNILASAMDAIIALDDNFSITLFNKAAEKTFCVSAKDIIGQSFQQFLTPKLTTVLNEYISNISANHNKTLSLWLPENLLARRESGEEFPIEATISQATVLGKILYTIILRDINERKLVEDRLQALELDNFYMKEEIKNSYNFEEIIGSSPLMKAVFQKVKQVASTDSTVLIIGETGTGKELIAHAIHNHSKRKNRPLIKVNCAALSASLIESEFFGHEKGAFTGAISQKIVRFELANGGTIFLDEIGEISLEIQAKLLRVLQEQEFERVGGVKTLKVDVRVIAATNRNLKQMVLENSFRADLYYRLNVFPINLPSLRERSADIPLLVSYFVNKHMSSVGKKITSISQKTMQKLVDYTWPGNIRELENIVERALILSEGNILEIEEEFLLLPKLSSVKSNSKIDKSLENIEKEHILKVLEQVNWVIEGSQGAAKILKINPNTLRSRMKKLGIVRPS